A window from Candidatus Nitrosotenuis uzonensis encodes these proteins:
- a CDS encoding DUF2203 domain-containing protein, with product MFSYFTVANANEALPKVIEKYKALKKQKLEVERLEAKLNSQMSISFNLAEYAAIKRELNSAVTKFYQAVEDLENTGVVLKSLEEGLLDFPSKRFDDEVWLCWKEGETEIKFWHEKDVGFMGRKPLSVSDESLV from the coding sequence ATGTTTTCTTATTTTACTGTGGCCAATGCCAATGAGGCACTCCCAAAAGTGATTGAAAAATACAAGGCGTTAAAAAAACAGAAGCTCGAAGTCGAGCGCCTTGAGGCAAAGCTGAACTCGCAAATGTCCATCTCTTTTAATCTTGCAGAATATGCAGCAATAAAAAGAGAGTTAAACTCGGCAGTCACAAAATTCTATCAGGCAGTAGAAGATCTTGAGAATACCGGAGTCGTACTCAAAAGCCTTGAGGAAGGACTGCTTGACTTTCCTTCAAAAAGATTTGATGATGAAGTCTGGCTGTGCTGGAAAGAAGGCGAGACTGAGATAAAGTTCTGGCACGAAAAGGATGTTGGCTTTATGGGTCGCAAGCCTTTGAGCGTAAGCGACGAGTCCCTTGTATGA
- a CDS encoding pyridoxamine 5'-phosphate oxidase family protein — MIRFSEKEKKFLASIEEARFATTSKKMPHVKPVSFIFDGGAFFIATDYHTRTYKNIKANKYAAISVDIYRPGGHKAILAQGKVEIIENGAQFKKIYSKFFEKFEWVRKDPWKEGEAPFLKLVPLTKVSWGMA; from the coding sequence TTGATAAGATTCTCAGAAAAAGAGAAAAAATTTCTGGCCTCAATTGAAGAGGCACGTTTTGCAACCACAAGTAAAAAAATGCCTCACGTCAAACCAGTCTCGTTCATCTTCGATGGTGGTGCATTTTTCATTGCCACTGACTATCACACAAGAACCTACAAGAACATCAAGGCGAACAAATATGCAGCAATATCTGTCGACATATACAGACCAGGTGGCCACAAAGCCATACTTGCACAGGGCAAAGTTGAGATAATCGAGAACGGTGCCCAGTTCAAGAAAATATATTCCAAGTTTTTTGAAAAGTTCGAGTGGGTCAGAAAGGATCCATGGAAGGAAGGTGAGGCGCCTTTTCTCAAACTAGTCCCACTAACAAAGGTATCTTGGGGAATGGCATAA
- a CDS encoding DNA-directed DNA polymerase I, translating into MSEPLETLAPSLLVSATYDNQSQSAVLKFYNPETQKIVLWKDQTGHKPYCYSKLKPDELGFLSSRKDIIKIEAVKRKNFLKDAEETVSKIIVADPLAIGGTQTDKSIRNIIETWESDIKYYENYLYDQGLIVGKFYRIENGRIIPHDFKLSEDVNLAMKSLLLDANTTKGLVDVKEFQEYITQWAHLLNQPIPKIRRLSFDIEVESEIGRIPDPKIAEKRITAVGFAGSDGFKQVFVLRKTGSNDGTSELPPDIKVTFYAENDEKKMIEDAFKIIADYPFVITYNGDDFDMPYLYNRAERLGLKNSDNPLYMMRDSATLKHGVHIDLYRTMSNRSFQIYAFSHKYTDFSLNSVTKALLGESKIDYGVDLDRLTNYQLANYCYNDARITLKLTSFNSDLLMNLLVVISRIARMPVDDIARMGVSQWIRSLLYYEHRQRNAMIPRREELDSKSQGVMNDAVIKDKKYRGGLVVEPTEGIHFNVTIMDFASLYPSIIKVRNLSYETVRCTHDECKNNTIPDTNHWVCTKYNGLTSMLIGSLRDLRVNYYKSLAKRAKTQEQKEQYTVVSQALKVILNASYGVMGAEIFPLYFLPAAEATTAIGRHIIMETIKKCKERGIQVLYSDTDSLFIKNPTQEQISSIIETAKADHGVELEVDKIYRYVVLSNRKKNYLGVTKDGKVDVKGLTGKKSHTPPFIKNLFYELLDILSKVETANDFEAAKKKISDKISECATKVKEKKIPIPDLAFNVMISKAPDEYDKTVPQHIRAAKLLEQHREIKRGDIISYVKIINKPGVKPVEMARQDEIDSAKYMEFMESTLDQITSSMDLDFDKIVGRPKQTGLDQFFWS; encoded by the coding sequence GTGTCAGAACCGCTAGAAACATTAGCGCCATCGCTTTTAGTATCTGCAACTTATGACAACCAGAGCCAGTCGGCAGTGCTAAAGTTTTACAATCCGGAAACGCAGAAGATCGTACTATGGAAGGATCAGACAGGACACAAGCCGTACTGTTACTCTAAGCTAAAACCAGACGAGCTTGGATTTTTATCTTCAAGAAAAGACATTATCAAAATAGAGGCAGTAAAGCGGAAAAATTTTCTCAAGGATGCAGAGGAGACAGTCTCAAAGATAATTGTGGCTGACCCACTTGCAATCGGCGGAACACAAACTGACAAGAGCATAAGAAACATCATAGAGACATGGGAGTCAGATATCAAATATTATGAGAATTACCTGTATGATCAAGGCCTGATAGTTGGCAAGTTTTACAGAATAGAGAATGGCAGAATAATTCCTCATGATTTTAAGCTCAGTGAGGACGTCAACCTTGCAATGAAGAGCTTGCTTCTTGACGCAAACACCACAAAGGGACTGGTAGATGTAAAAGAATTCCAGGAATACATCACGCAGTGGGCACACCTTTTGAACCAACCGATTCCAAAAATAAGGAGGCTTAGCTTTGATATCGAGGTAGAATCAGAGATTGGCAGAATTCCGGACCCCAAGATTGCAGAAAAACGTATCACCGCAGTAGGATTTGCAGGCTCTGATGGTTTCAAACAGGTCTTTGTTTTACGAAAGACTGGCTCTAATGATGGGACGAGCGAGCTGCCACCTGATATCAAGGTGACATTCTATGCAGAAAACGATGAGAAGAAAATGATAGAGGATGCATTCAAGATAATAGCTGACTATCCGTTTGTGATCACATACAACGGCGATGACTTTGACATGCCATATCTGTATAACAGGGCAGAAAGACTAGGCCTGAAAAACTCGGACAATCCATTATACATGATGCGTGATTCTGCCACACTAAAGCATGGGGTGCATATCGACCTTTACAGAACAATGTCGAACAGGTCGTTTCAGATCTACGCGTTCAGCCACAAATACACTGATTTTTCCCTAAATAGCGTCACAAAGGCGCTTTTGGGCGAGTCAAAGATCGACTACGGCGTAGACCTTGACAGACTAACAAACTATCAGCTTGCCAATTATTGCTATAATGATGCAAGGATTACGCTCAAGCTTACCAGCTTTAACAGCGATTTGTTGATGAATTTGCTGGTTGTAATTTCTAGGATCGCAAGGATGCCAGTTGATGATATTGCAAGGATGGGCGTATCACAGTGGATTCGCAGCTTGTTGTACTATGAGCATAGGCAAAGAAACGCGATGATCCCAAGAAGAGAGGAGCTTGACAGCAAGTCACAGGGAGTTATGAATGACGCAGTCATTAAAGACAAAAAGTACCGTGGAGGGCTGGTGGTAGAACCTACAGAGGGAATCCACTTTAATGTGACTATTATGGATTTTGCAAGCCTCTATCCCAGCATAATCAAGGTGCGCAATCTATCATATGAAACAGTAAGATGTACGCATGATGAATGTAAGAATAACACCATTCCAGATACAAATCACTGGGTGTGCACAAAATACAACGGTCTTACATCAATGTTGATTGGCTCACTACGAGATCTAAGGGTGAACTATTACAAAAGCCTGGCAAAAAGGGCGAAAACTCAGGAGCAAAAAGAACAATACACTGTAGTAAGCCAAGCGCTCAAGGTTATCCTAAATGCCAGCTACGGGGTGATGGGTGCGGAGATATTTCCACTGTATTTTCTTCCAGCGGCAGAAGCTACCACTGCGATTGGCAGACACATAATCATGGAGACGATCAAAAAGTGTAAAGAACGAGGAATTCAGGTATTATACTCTGATACAGACAGTCTCTTTATAAAAAATCCAACTCAAGAACAAATATCGTCAATTATTGAAACTGCAAAAGCGGATCATGGTGTAGAATTAGAAGTGGATAAGATATACCGCTATGTAGTATTAAGTAACAGAAAGAAAAACTATCTTGGGGTGACAAAGGACGGAAAAGTGGACGTAAAAGGTTTGACAGGCAAAAAAAGCCACACTCCTCCATTCATCAAGAATTTGTTTTACGAGCTGCTAGATATTTTATCGAAAGTTGAAACCGCAAACGATTTCGAAGCCGCAAAGAAAAAGATTAGTGATAAAATTTCAGAATGTGCGACAAAAGTAAAGGAAAAGAAAATACCGATTCCAGATCTTGCCTTCAATGTAATGATAAGCAAGGCACCCGATGAATATGACAAGACAGTTCCTCAGCACATACGCGCAGCAAAATTGTTAGAGCAGCACCGCGAGATAAAGCGTGGCGATATCATATCATACGTAAAAATAATCAACAAGCCTGGCGTAAAGCCAGTAGAGATGGCAAGACAAGATGAGATTGATTCTGCAAAGTATATGGAATTTATGGAGTCCACTCTGGACCAGATAACATCCTCCATGGACCTTGATTTTGACAAGATAGTCGGTAGACCAAAACAGACTGGTCTTGACCAGTTCTTTTGGAGTTGA
- a CDS encoding prenyltransferase: MSLSVWFRVIRVKFLLASVIAVSLGLAVSYWKAQNIDLTSAVITMGGVVALHASVDLLNDYWDYKRGIDTATKRTKFSGGTGVLPEGLLKPSIVYRAGILFLVLGSLAGVYFVALYGWIIAAILGFAIISIYFYSTRIVDSGLGEIFVAIKGCMIVLGTSYIQTQFITATDIAAGIIAGTLSSFVLYITSFPDHDADKQKGRRTLVIVLGKASASKVFWAFPAVTYGFVIGGIASGLFPVFCLLSLASSFFALDAGRKITASINDEKEFLSVMKSTLLFSRITGALFVAGFLVSFVADNYG; the protein is encoded by the coding sequence ATGAGTCTGTCAGTATGGTTCAGAGTAATTAGGGTAAAGTTTCTCCTAGCGTCAGTCATAGCGGTCTCGCTTGGCCTTGCAGTATCGTACTGGAAGGCCCAGAATATCGATCTTACAAGTGCGGTAATCACTATGGGCGGGGTTGTAGCATTGCATGCAAGCGTTGATCTGCTAAACGACTACTGGGACTACAAACGGGGAATCGACACTGCTACCAAGAGAACAAAGTTCAGCGGCGGCACAGGTGTACTACCGGAGGGCCTGCTAAAGCCGTCTATCGTTTATCGTGCAGGAATTCTGTTTCTAGTACTTGGCTCGCTTGCAGGAGTATATTTTGTTGCACTGTATGGATGGATAATTGCAGCAATACTTGGGTTTGCAATCATTTCAATTTACTTTTACTCTACAAGAATAGTCGATTCCGGACTAGGCGAGATATTTGTCGCAATAAAAGGATGTATGATCGTGCTTGGCACATCATACATTCAGACACAGTTCATCACCGCAACCGACATTGCAGCTGGCATTATAGCAGGCACGCTCTCATCATTTGTATTATACATCACATCGTTTCCTGACCATGATGCAGACAAGCAAAAGGGAAGACGAACGCTTGTCATAGTGCTTGGCAAGGCATCGGCCTCAAAGGTATTCTGGGCGTTTCCTGCAGTGACGTATGGTTTTGTAATCGGCGGCATTGCATCTGGACTTTTTCCTGTTTTTTGCCTACTTTCTTTAGCTTCATCTTTTTTTGCACTTGATGCAGGCAGGAAGATTACTGCAAGCATAAATGATGAAAAAGAGTTTCTTTCCGTTATGAAATCAACGCTGCTGTTCAGCAGGATAACTGGCGCATTGTTTGTGGCAGGATTTCTAGTTTCGTTTGTTGCAGATAATTACGGTTAA
- a CDS encoding peptidylprolyl isomerase, whose protein sequence is MEKIKCAHILVEKQSQALAILERLKKGEKFAELAKELSTDRGSGKRGGDLGYFGRGMMVKPFEVAAFKLSIGQISEPVKSEFGYHIIKRLA, encoded by the coding sequence ATGGAGAAAATAAAATGCGCCCACATACTTGTTGAAAAGCAGAGTCAAGCACTTGCAATACTTGAGAGGCTCAAAAAAGGCGAAAAGTTTGCCGAGCTTGCCAAGGAACTGTCAACTGACAGGGGCAGCGGCAAACGTGGTGGCGACCTTGGATACTTTGGGCGCGGCATGATGGTAAAACCGTTCGAGGTAGCCGCTTTCAAGCTGTCAATAGGCCAGATATCAGAGCCGGTAAAATCAGAATTTGGCTATCACATCATCAAGAGGCTTGCCTAA
- a CDS encoding DEAD/DEAH box helicase, translated as MAEYLEHKFIRANTVEAREYQIALANQAKSENCMIVLPTGLGKTAVALQVIAEYLQRGKGGVLFLAPTRVLANQHYEFLKNNLNLDDIALLTGEDVLAKRKKLWANSVVCATPEITKNDLERGIVSADQFSLVIFDEAHRTIGDYSYSYIAQKLAATNARIVGMTATLPSEKEKATEIITTLRIASVAQRNDDSPDVRPYVQQTNTEWVKVELPEELRQVQYYLRKALAVQHDLLQRCGLKLSNAPSLSQLLRARDFVIRQNRRAAKPLFTAIRLHYALNILESHGITSFLRFCERTREKKGAGIRELFESDSNFVRALAYAKDAQKKGIEHSKIPKLAEIIKSLSGKIIVFTSYRDSVEIIHEKLIQMGISATFLIGKAGETGLKQKEQIETVHKFRDGKYNVLIATRVGEEGLDISEVNTVIFFDNVPSSIRFIQRKGRTGRKSAGRLVVLIAKDTIDEVYYWVGQRKIKSAQSMGERLSRDLQKQNNGTSSSVLDAYF; from the coding sequence TTGGCAGAGTATCTGGAGCACAAATTCATACGAGCAAATACGGTGGAAGCACGTGAATACCAAATCGCGCTTGCAAACCAGGCAAAAAGTGAGAACTGCATGATTGTGCTGCCTACTGGACTTGGCAAGACGGCGGTGGCACTGCAGGTAATAGCTGAATATCTGCAAAGAGGCAAAGGGGGAGTTCTATTTCTTGCACCCACAAGGGTTCTTGCAAACCAGCACTATGAATTCCTAAAGAACAATCTCAATCTTGATGATATCGCACTCCTGACGGGAGAGGATGTACTTGCAAAAAGAAAAAAGCTTTGGGCAAACAGCGTTGTTTGTGCGACTCCAGAGATTACAAAAAATGATCTTGAGCGTGGCATAGTTTCAGCCGACCAGTTCTCGCTTGTAATATTTGACGAGGCCCACAGAACAATAGGTGATTATTCCTATTCCTACATTGCACAAAAGCTTGCTGCAACTAATGCGCGTATAGTTGGCATGACTGCGACATTGCCAAGCGAGAAGGAAAAAGCAACTGAGATAATCACCACGTTGAGGATAGCAAGCGTTGCACAAAGAAACGACGACAGCCCTGATGTAAGGCCTTATGTGCAGCAGACAAACACCGAGTGGGTAAAAGTTGAGCTACCCGAAGAGTTAAGGCAAGTGCAGTATTATCTAAGAAAAGCACTTGCAGTACAGCATGACCTGCTTCAGAGATGCGGCCTGAAGCTCTCAAACGCGCCTTCGCTCTCACAACTTCTTCGAGCGCGCGATTTTGTAATAAGGCAGAACAGGCGCGCAGCAAAGCCGCTGTTCACTGCAATCAGACTCCACTATGCGCTCAACATTTTAGAATCGCACGGGATCACATCATTTCTTCGGTTCTGTGAGCGCACAAGGGAGAAAAAGGGCGCTGGAATAAGGGAACTCTTTGAGAGTGATTCCAACTTTGTTCGCGCTCTTGCATACGCAAAAGATGCCCAGAAAAAGGGAATAGAGCATAGCAAGATACCCAAGCTTGCAGAAATTATAAAATCACTTAGCGGCAAGATAATAGTCTTTACAAGCTATCGCGATTCCGTTGAGATAATCCATGAAAAGCTTATCCAGATGGGAATTTCTGCAACTTTTCTTATCGGCAAGGCAGGAGAGACGGGCCTGAAACAAAAAGAACAGATTGAGACAGTGCACAAGTTTCGTGACGGGAAATATAACGTGCTGATTGCAACGCGAGTTGGAGAGGAAGGACTTGATATCTCGGAGGTCAATACCGTGATATTCTTTGATAACGTGCCAAGCTCCATTCGGTTCATACAAAGGAAGGGAAGGACAGGACGCAAGTCTGCAGGAAGGCTGGTAGTGCTAATTGCCAAAGATACAATAGATGAGGTCTATTATTGGGTGGGACAAAGAAAGATAAAGTCAGCTCAGAGCATGGGCGAGCGCCTCAGCCGTGATCTGCAAAAACAAAATAACGGAACATCGAGCTCCGTACTCGATGCATACTTTTAG
- a CDS encoding aldo/keto reductase, producing MISGFSTPEGTKKFSEKHGLAANFRLVHGLTLSNVGMGTYLGNPDAATDTLVTDAIKKSVMAGINVIDTAINYRAQKAERSVGRALSELIQQESIKRDQIFVSTKNGYITNDADIKEDFWAYVQREYTKPGIIGPDDISSGYHCMKVSYLEDQLNRSLKNLGLECVDLMYLHNAVEGQIQDISKEEFVKNLKQVFEMYEQKRRDGKIRFYGMATWECFRVGEDNPQYLSLSETVSIAKQIGGDDHGFRFIQLPYNMYYDQAFMAKNQKIDGIQVSVLDAAQKLGIGIFTSVPLMQGRLLAPGTIPEFGQLKPSLRCLQFIRSTPGVLAPLVGQKDPSHVQENLEILKVPPMSHDEFIGLVRKLVPSY from the coding sequence ATGATTTCAGGATTTTCCACGCCGGAAGGCACAAAAAAGTTCTCAGAAAAGCACGGACTTGCAGCAAACTTTAGGCTTGTTCATGGATTGACGCTCTCGAACGTCGGTATGGGAACCTATCTTGGGAATCCTGATGCGGCAACGGATACACTAGTAACTGATGCAATAAAAAAATCAGTCATGGCAGGCATAAATGTAATTGATACTGCGATAAACTACCGGGCACAAAAGGCTGAACGCTCTGTTGGAAGGGCATTATCTGAGCTAATACAGCAAGAAAGCATAAAGCGAGATCAGATATTTGTTAGTACAAAGAACGGGTACATTACAAATGATGCTGACATAAAAGAAGACTTTTGGGCGTATGTACAGCGCGAATACACAAAACCGGGAATCATAGGCCCGGACGATATTTCATCCGGATACCATTGTATGAAGGTCTCTTATCTTGAGGACCAGCTGAATCGAAGTCTCAAAAATTTGGGACTAGAATGCGTGGATCTGATGTACCTGCACAACGCAGTAGAAGGACAGATTCAGGACATATCTAAAGAAGAGTTTGTAAAAAACCTAAAGCAGGTCTTTGAGATGTACGAGCAAAAACGCAGAGACGGCAAGATAAGATTCTACGGCATGGCCACTTGGGAGTGCTTTAGGGTGGGCGAAGATAATCCGCAGTATTTGTCACTAAGTGAGACTGTGAGTATTGCAAAACAGATTGGCGGAGACGACCACGGTTTTAGATTTATTCAGCTTCCATACAATATGTATTATGATCAGGCATTCATGGCAAAAAACCAAAAAATCGACGGTATCCAAGTCTCGGTACTCGATGCTGCACAAAAACTTGGCATCGGTATCTTTACTAGTGTACCGCTCATGCAGGGAAGGCTCCTTGCACCTGGGACAATACCGGAGTTTGGCCAGCTAAAGCCATCACTTAGATGTCTCCAGTTTATCCGCTCAACTCCTGGTGTGCTTGCCCCGCTTGTGGGTCAGAAAGATCCATCCCACGTTCAGGAAAACTTGGAAATTCTCAAAGTGCCACCAATGTCGCATGATGAGTTTATCGGACTTGTAAGGAAACTCGTGCCGTCATACTAG
- a CDS encoding archaellin/type IV pilin N-terminal domain-containing protein yields MNSIWLNICDTPHSLMNIQNNTRRLHKSRKGVAPVIATLLLVAIAVVGGAIVFAYSQNFFSSSQLSGKPTIEAAKILGYDARAIQQIQDHNGNSFITDSLESNAQKEVGERIAVYLKNDSVQSITISELRFGGTIYDYTIPTDTNALNNGQYTIASGQGTSEIISPSSVPDIQPGQTVSVVLALSENMKSGRDTQFKITTTNGAVFVNTVVIGQQSG; encoded by the coding sequence ATGAACAGCATTTGGCTTAACATCTGCGATACCCCACATTCTTTAATGAACATACAAAACAACACTCGAAGACTTCATAAATCGCGCAAAGGAGTAGCGCCTGTAATTGCCACGCTGTTGCTAGTTGCAATTGCCGTAGTCGGCGGTGCAATAGTCTTTGCATACTCGCAGAACTTCTTTAGCTCGTCTCAGCTTAGTGGAAAGCCCACTATTGAGGCGGCAAAGATTTTAGGATATGATGCAAGAGCAATACAACAAATCCAAGATCATAACGGAAATTCATTTATCACCGATTCATTAGAATCCAATGCACAGAAAGAAGTAGGAGAACGAATTGCAGTATATCTTAAGAATGACAGCGTCCAATCCATAACGATTAGTGAGCTTAGATTTGGTGGTACAATCTACGATTACACTATACCAACAGATACAAATGCACTAAACAATGGACAATACACAATTGCGAGCGGACAAGGCACTAGTGAGATCATATCTCCAAGCTCTGTCCCAGACATACAACCAGGACAAACAGTGAGCGTAGTGCTTGCACTCAGTGAAAACATGAAGTCAGGACGAGACACACAGTTCAAGATAACCACTACCAACGGTGCCGTTTTTGTCAACACTGTGGTAATCGGACAACAAAGTGGCTAA
- a CDS encoding deoxycytidylate deaminase, producing MIKFERPNWDEYFMLQAELAKLRSNCMTRQVGAVIVRNNRQIATGYNGTPPGVKNCFEGGCKRCMLRMEGKIESGASLDRCLCNHAEANAIMHCAIMGIEAGTKDAILYTTFVPCLECTKMAITIGIKRIVCLDTYPETDYDLLREAGVEIVKLDKKRIQRWASSLTDEPKV from the coding sequence GTGATAAAGTTTGAGCGACCCAACTGGGATGAATACTTTATGCTACAGGCAGAGCTTGCCAAGCTTCGCTCAAACTGCATGACAAGGCAGGTCGGTGCAGTCATAGTAAGGAACAACCGCCAGATTGCCACAGGATATAATGGCACACCGCCTGGCGTGAAAAACTGTTTTGAGGGCGGCTGCAAAAGATGCATGCTCAGAATGGAAGGCAAGATAGAGTCTGGCGCATCGCTTGATAGGTGTCTGTGCAACCATGCTGAGGCAAACGCCATAATGCACTGTGCTATAATGGGAATAGAGGCTGGAACAAAGGATGCTATACTGTATACTACTTTTGTGCCATGCCTGGAATGCACCAAGATGGCAATAACCATAGGAATCAAAAGAATAGTCTGCCTTGACACATACCCTGAGACTGACTATGACCTTCTAAGAGAAGCCGGAGTGGAAATAGTAAAGCTTGACAAAAAAAGAATACAGCGATGGGCAAGCTCACTAACTGATGAGCCAAAGGTGTGA